Proteins encoded together in one Macadamia integrifolia cultivar HAES 741 chromosome 8, SCU_Mint_v3, whole genome shotgun sequence window:
- the LOC122085784 gene encoding F-box protein AFR isoform X1, with the protein MMIEEENPQDEIQNSEPLIPGLPDEISEHCLLHLPYPYQVLVRSVSSSWNRAINDPSFLFSKKTLSLSLPYIFVFAFHRSTSKLQWQALDPRSGRWFVLPTMPCANPVRPDSFACASLPRQGSLFVLGGLRSDKETSLPTLLTYRTGTNRWSLACPMQNPRSFFAAGSIGGKIFAAGGTGTGVAETVSAVECYDPGKDTWVSVKNMRFGLARYDAAVVGDRMYITEGWTWPFSFSPRGGVYDAKRDTWEEMTIGMREGWTGISVVLGDRLFVMTEHGSCRLKVYVPESDTWQYVGGGGFPCETLKKPFAVCGAEGKIYVVCSGLDMAVGSVFYGEGNVWVEWEVVRAPKAFNDFVPSNTQEKALMQIIEAYYTV; encoded by the coding sequence ATGATGATCGAAGAAGAAAACCCACAAGACGAAATCCAGAATTCTGAGCCGCTGATTCCGGGTTTACCGGATGAAATCTCAGAACACTGCCTTCTCCACCTACCGTATCCTTACCAGGTCTTGGTTCGGTCGGTTTCATCTTCATGGAATCGAGCCATCAATGATCCAAGCTTCCTCTTCTCCAAGAaaaccctttctctctctctcccgtaCATCTTTGTCTTTGCCTTCCACAGATCAACATCGAAGCTTCAATGGCAAGCATTAGACCCCCGATCGGGCCGATGGTTCGTCCTCCCAACCATGCCCTGCGCGAACCCGGTTCGACCGGACAGTTTCGCTTGCGCTTCACTTCCCCGGCAAGGCTCGCTTTTCGTCCTTGGAGGCTTGAGGTCCGACAAAGAAACCTCTCTACCGACACTTCTTACGTACCGGACCGGTACGAACAGGTGGTCCTTAGCGTGTCCGATGCAGAACCCGAGGTCATTCTTCGCTGCAGGAAGTATCGGTGGGAAGATCTTCGCTGCTGGTGGTACAGGTACGGGCGTGGCGGAAACGGTTTCGGCTGTGGAGTGTTACGATCCGGGGAAGGACACGTGGGTGTCGGTGAAGAATATGCGGTTTGGGTTGGCGAGGTACGATGCGGCTGTAGTTGGTGACAGAATGTATATCACCGAAGGTTGGACGTGGCCGTTCAGCTTTTCGCCCAGAGGAGGTGTTTATGATGCCAAAAGGGacacatgggaggagatgactATTGGGATGAGGGAAGGGTGGACGGGAATCAGCGTTGTATTGGGTGACAGGTTGTTTGTGATGACAGAGCATGGGAGTTGTAGGTTAAAGGTGTATGTACCTGAGAGTGACACGTGGCAGTATGTGGGTGGTGGGGGTTTCCCATGTGAGACATTGAAGAAGCCCTTTGCTGTGTGTGGCGCAGAGGGGAAGATATATGTTGTTTGTAGTGGGTTAGATATGGCTGTAGGAAGTGTTTTTTATGGAGAAGGGAATGTGTGGGTGGAGTGGGAGGTTGTGAGGGCTCCTAAGGCTTTCAATGATTTTGTTCCATCAAACACTCAG
- the LOC122085784 gene encoding F-box protein AFR isoform X3: MMIEEENPQDEIQNSEPLIPGLPDEISEHCLLHLPYPYQVLVRSVSSSWNRAINDPSFLFSKKTLSLSLPYIFVFAFHRSTSKLQWQALDPRSGRWFVLPTMPCANPVRPDSFACASLPRQGSLFVLGGLRSDKETSLPTLLTYRTGTNRWSLACPMQNPRSFFAAGSIGGKIFAAGGTGTGVAETVSAVECYDPGKDTWVSVKNMRFGLARYDAAVVGDRMYITEGWTWPFSFSPRGGVYDAKRDTWEEMTIGMREGWTGISVVLGDRLFVMTEHGSCRLKVYVPESDTWQYVGGGGFPCETLKKPFAVCGAEGKIYVVCSGLDMAVGSVFYGEGNVWVEWEVVRAPKAFNDFVPSNTQVFQVVH; encoded by the coding sequence ATGATGATCGAAGAAGAAAACCCACAAGACGAAATCCAGAATTCTGAGCCGCTGATTCCGGGTTTACCGGATGAAATCTCAGAACACTGCCTTCTCCACCTACCGTATCCTTACCAGGTCTTGGTTCGGTCGGTTTCATCTTCATGGAATCGAGCCATCAATGATCCAAGCTTCCTCTTCTCCAAGAaaaccctttctctctctctcccgtaCATCTTTGTCTTTGCCTTCCACAGATCAACATCGAAGCTTCAATGGCAAGCATTAGACCCCCGATCGGGCCGATGGTTCGTCCTCCCAACCATGCCCTGCGCGAACCCGGTTCGACCGGACAGTTTCGCTTGCGCTTCACTTCCCCGGCAAGGCTCGCTTTTCGTCCTTGGAGGCTTGAGGTCCGACAAAGAAACCTCTCTACCGACACTTCTTACGTACCGGACCGGTACGAACAGGTGGTCCTTAGCGTGTCCGATGCAGAACCCGAGGTCATTCTTCGCTGCAGGAAGTATCGGTGGGAAGATCTTCGCTGCTGGTGGTACAGGTACGGGCGTGGCGGAAACGGTTTCGGCTGTGGAGTGTTACGATCCGGGGAAGGACACGTGGGTGTCGGTGAAGAATATGCGGTTTGGGTTGGCGAGGTACGATGCGGCTGTAGTTGGTGACAGAATGTATATCACCGAAGGTTGGACGTGGCCGTTCAGCTTTTCGCCCAGAGGAGGTGTTTATGATGCCAAAAGGGacacatgggaggagatgactATTGGGATGAGGGAAGGGTGGACGGGAATCAGCGTTGTATTGGGTGACAGGTTGTTTGTGATGACAGAGCATGGGAGTTGTAGGTTAAAGGTGTATGTACCTGAGAGTGACACGTGGCAGTATGTGGGTGGTGGGGGTTTCCCATGTGAGACATTGAAGAAGCCCTTTGCTGTGTGTGGCGCAGAGGGGAAGATATATGTTGTTTGTAGTGGGTTAGATATGGCTGTAGGAAGTGTTTTTTATGGAGAAGGGAATGTGTGGGTGGAGTGGGAGGTTGTGAGGGCTCCTAAGGCTTTCAATGATTTTGTTCCATCAAACACTCAG
- the LOC122085784 gene encoding F-box protein AFR isoform X2 — protein MMIEEENPQDEIQNSEPLIPGLPDEISEHCLLHLPYPYQVLVRSVSSSWNRAINDPSFLFSKKTLSLSLPYIFVFAFHRSTSKLQWQALDPRSGRWFVLPTMPCANPVRPDSFACASLPRQGSLFVLGGLRSDKETSLPTLLTYRTGTNRWSLACPMQNPRSFFAAGSIGGKIFAAGGTGTGVAETVSAVECYDPGKDTWVSVKNMRFGLARYDAAVVGDRMYITEGWTWPFSFSPRGGVYDAKRDTWEEMTIGMREGWTGISVVLGDRLFVMTEHGSCRLKVYVPESDTWQYVGGGGFPCETLKKPFAVCGAEGKIYVVCSGLDMAVGSVFYGEGNVWVEWEVVRAPKAFNDFVPSNTQIIEAYYTV, from the coding sequence ATGATGATCGAAGAAGAAAACCCACAAGACGAAATCCAGAATTCTGAGCCGCTGATTCCGGGTTTACCGGATGAAATCTCAGAACACTGCCTTCTCCACCTACCGTATCCTTACCAGGTCTTGGTTCGGTCGGTTTCATCTTCATGGAATCGAGCCATCAATGATCCAAGCTTCCTCTTCTCCAAGAaaaccctttctctctctctcccgtaCATCTTTGTCTTTGCCTTCCACAGATCAACATCGAAGCTTCAATGGCAAGCATTAGACCCCCGATCGGGCCGATGGTTCGTCCTCCCAACCATGCCCTGCGCGAACCCGGTTCGACCGGACAGTTTCGCTTGCGCTTCACTTCCCCGGCAAGGCTCGCTTTTCGTCCTTGGAGGCTTGAGGTCCGACAAAGAAACCTCTCTACCGACACTTCTTACGTACCGGACCGGTACGAACAGGTGGTCCTTAGCGTGTCCGATGCAGAACCCGAGGTCATTCTTCGCTGCAGGAAGTATCGGTGGGAAGATCTTCGCTGCTGGTGGTACAGGTACGGGCGTGGCGGAAACGGTTTCGGCTGTGGAGTGTTACGATCCGGGGAAGGACACGTGGGTGTCGGTGAAGAATATGCGGTTTGGGTTGGCGAGGTACGATGCGGCTGTAGTTGGTGACAGAATGTATATCACCGAAGGTTGGACGTGGCCGTTCAGCTTTTCGCCCAGAGGAGGTGTTTATGATGCCAAAAGGGacacatgggaggagatgactATTGGGATGAGGGAAGGGTGGACGGGAATCAGCGTTGTATTGGGTGACAGGTTGTTTGTGATGACAGAGCATGGGAGTTGTAGGTTAAAGGTGTATGTACCTGAGAGTGACACGTGGCAGTATGTGGGTGGTGGGGGTTTCCCATGTGAGACATTGAAGAAGCCCTTTGCTGTGTGTGGCGCAGAGGGGAAGATATATGTTGTTTGTAGTGGGTTAGATATGGCTGTAGGAAGTGTTTTTTATGGAGAAGGGAATGTGTGGGTGGAGTGGGAGGTTGTGAGGGCTCCTAAGGCTTTCAATGATTTTGTTCCATCAAACACTCAG